Proteins encoded by one window of Chrysiogenes arsenatis DSM 11915:
- a CDS encoding TIGR04283 family arsenosugar biosynthesis glycosyltransferase, with protein sequence MSRQLILFTRYPQAGTTKTRLIPTLGAAKAALLQRRMTEHAITTARQLRQTTAHGIRLHVSYSGGHPRDFRAWLGSDIDFTSQPLGDLGARLHHSFGESFAHGSAATLVLGSDIPAITPQLLAEAFDQLEKPETDVVIGPTVDGGYYLIGLKKPCAALFQAIDWGTDVVRQQTVQICQQHGLQVAELPMLSDVDTAEDLMVLRDDERFAEIFAHAPKISIVIPTFNEAAIIEKTLASIPHDQRCEVIVVDGGSADDTIALAARHGARVLICHGGRAAQLNRGAEEASGHILLFLHADTRLPEQFGEQIRAVLQDPATVAGAFHFQTDGGGWQMRLVAWMTNLRAKWLQLPYGDQAIFLEKRIFAEIGGFPPLPIMEDYAFMRRLRQCGRIMLAPSAVITSARRWQQLGVCRTTIINQCMLLGYHSGVSIDLLRRLYLRAKKR encoded by the coding sequence GTGAGTAGACAGCTCATTCTTTTCACTCGCTACCCGCAGGCGGGCACAACCAAAACCCGCCTGATTCCGACGCTGGGTGCCGCAAAAGCGGCGCTCCTGCAACGCCGCATGACCGAGCACGCCATCACGACAGCGCGGCAGTTGCGCCAAACCACGGCTCACGGTATTCGCCTGCACGTCAGTTATTCCGGTGGCCATCCGCGTGACTTTCGCGCTTGGTTGGGAAGCGATATCGACTTCACTTCGCAGCCACTGGGCGACCTTGGTGCGCGGCTGCACCACTCCTTTGGCGAGTCGTTCGCTCATGGTAGTGCGGCTACTCTTGTCCTTGGTTCCGACATTCCCGCCATCACCCCACAGTTGCTGGCAGAGGCTTTTGACCAGCTCGAAAAGCCAGAGACAGACGTGGTTATTGGCCCAACGGTTGATGGTGGATACTACTTGATAGGGTTGAAAAAACCGTGTGCGGCGCTGTTTCAGGCGATAGACTGGGGCACTGATGTTGTGCGCCAGCAAACGGTGCAGATCTGCCAGCAGCATGGATTGCAGGTTGCCGAATTGCCCATGCTCAGCGATGTCGATACCGCCGAAGACCTTATGGTGCTCCGCGACGACGAACGATTTGCCGAAATTTTTGCTCACGCGCCAAAAATTTCCATCGTCATTCCAACGTTTAACGAGGCAGCAATCATCGAAAAAACCCTTGCTTCCATCCCGCACGATCAGCGGTGCGAGGTCATTGTCGTCGATGGGGGCAGTGCGGATGATACCATCGCGCTGGCTGCACGTCACGGCGCGCGCGTGCTCATTTGTCATGGTGGCCGCGCTGCTCAGCTCAACCGCGGCGCGGAAGAAGCATCTGGGCATATTTTGCTTTTCCTCCATGCCGATACGCGTTTGCCGGAGCAGTTTGGCGAGCAGATCCGCGCGGTGCTGCAAGATCCAGCGACGGTAGCGGGAGCCTTCCACTTTCAAACCGATGGCGGTGGGTGGCAGATGCGCCTTGTCGCATGGATGACCAACCTCCGCGCCAAGTGGCTTCAGTTACCATACGGCGATCAGGCAATTTTTTTAGAAAAGCGGATTTTTGCGGAAATAGGCGGGTTCCCGCCACTGCCAATTATGGAAGATTATGCCTTCATGCGTCGCCTGCGGCAGTGCGGCCGCATTATGCTTGCACCAAGCGCGGTTATTACCTCGGCTCGGCGCTGGCAGCAGCTCGGTGTGTGCCGTACTACTATCATTAATCAATGTATGCTTTTGGGGTATCATAGCGGGGTGTCTATCGACCTGTTGCGCCGCCTGTATCTCCGCGCAAAAAAACGGTAA
- a CDS encoding TVP38/TMEM64 family protein → MLTNGKAQFPNMHEYLDTFVIFLRSWGYWAIAISIACNVAIAVSAVIPTFVITAANLLVFGFWPGVLISFAGEAIGAGVAFWVYRAGFRRRARTTLRRYPRALKLVKATGSQAFSIILLLRVLPFIPSFIATLGAAVGKVSFLLFFLASSLGKAPALLIEAYSIYEIGRFEWQGKVLLTLIAATVMWDMWRRKRIANRAQPRG, encoded by the coding sequence ATGTTAACTAATGGAAAGGCACAATTTCCCAACATGCACGAATATCTTGATACGTTTGTCATTTTTCTCCGTTCCTGGGGGTACTGGGCTATCGCCATCAGCATCGCCTGCAATGTTGCTATTGCCGTTAGCGCTGTCATACCGACGTTTGTGATTACAGCAGCCAATCTTTTGGTTTTTGGATTCTGGCCTGGGGTACTCATTTCGTTTGCGGGCGAGGCGATTGGCGCTGGTGTTGCCTTTTGGGTGTATCGCGCAGGGTTTCGCCGTCGCGCCCGAACGACACTCCGCCGTTATCCACGCGCGCTAAAGCTAGTGAAAGCAACCGGCTCGCAAGCCTTCTCGATCATACTGCTGCTGCGCGTTCTCCCGTTTATCCCCTCATTTATTGCTACGTTGGGAGCTGCTGTTGGTAAAGTTTCCTTTCTTCTGTTTTTTCTTGCCAGCTCTCTTGGGAAGGCTCCGGCACTCCTGATTGAAGCGTATTCCATTTACGAAATTGGTCGCTTTGAATGGCAGGGCAAGGTACTCTTAACGCTCATCGCCGCGACAGTCATGTGGGATATGTGGCGCCGCAAGCGCATCGCCAATAGAGCACAACCAAGGGGGTAA